One Cucurbita pepo subsp. pepo cultivar mu-cu-16 chromosome LG20, ASM280686v2, whole genome shotgun sequence genomic window carries:
- the LOC111783112 gene encoding 4-hydroxy-3-methylbut-2-en-1-yl diphosphate synthase (ferredoxin), chloroplastic-like, translating into MASAGTLPSHLSGLKGGNVNLGFAKRLESVKVSDLKSIRSRGRKVLVIRNSNPGSDIAELQPASEGSSLLVPRQKYCESVNKTVRRNTRTVMVGNVALGSEHPIRIQTMTTTDTKDVAGTVEQVMKIADKGADIVRITVQGKKEADACFEIKNTLVQKNYNIPLVADIHFAPSVALRVAECFDKIRVNPGNFADRRAQFEQLEYTDDDYQKELEHIEEVFTPLVEKCKKYGRAMRIGTNHGSLSDRIMSYFGDSPRGMVESAFEFARICRKLDFHNFVFSMKASNPVIMVQAYRLLVAEMYVQGWEYPLHLGVTEAGEGEDGRMKSAIGIGTLLQDGLGDTIRVSLTEPPEEEIDPCRRLANLGMRAAELQKGVVPYEEKHRHYFDFQRRSGQLPIQKEGEEVDYRGALHRDGSVLMSVSLDQLKMPELLYKSLAAKLVVGMPFKDLATVDSILLRELPSVDDADARLALKRLIDISMGIITPLSEQLTKPLPNAMALVTLKELSSGVHKLLPDGTRLVVSVRGDESNNDLDVLKEIDATMLFHDLPYSEDKVSRVHAARRLFEYLSENGLSFPVIHHIQFPKGTHRDDLVIGAGSNAGALLVDGLGDGVLLEAPDKDFDFIRNTSFNLLQGCRMRNTKTEYVSCPSCGRTLFDLQEISAEIREKTSHLPGVSIAIMGCIVNGPGEMADADFGYVGGSPGKIDLYVGKTVVKRGIAMENATNALIQLIKDHGRWVEPPTEE; encoded by the exons ATGGCTTCTGCCGGAACGTTACCGTCGCACCTTTCGGGATTGAAAGGCGGAAATGTGAACTTGGGATTTGCCAAGCGGTTGGAATCAGTAAAAGTCTCCGATTTGAAGAGCATTAGGTCTCGTGGAAGAAAGGTTTTGGTTATACGGAATTCAAATCCTGGCTCTGATATTGCGGAGCTTCAGCCTGCCTCGGAAGGAAGTTCTCTCTTGG TTCCCCGACAGAAGTACTGTGAATCTGTTAACAAAACAGTCAGGAGGAACACACGGACAGTGATGGTTGGGAATGTTGCTCTTGGTAGTGAGCATCCTATAAGGATTCAAACAATGACAACAACTGACACCAAAGATGTTGCTGGAACAGTTGAACAG GTCATGAAAATAGCCGACAAgggagcagatattgttcggaTAACAGTTCAAGGGAAGAAAGAAGCAGATGCATGTTTTGAGATCAAGAACACCCTTGTGCAGAAAAA TTATAATATACCTCTGGTTGCCGATATTCATTTTGCTCCTTCTGTTGCATTGAGAGTTGCCGAGTGCTTTGATAAAATTCGTGTAAACCCTGGAAATTTTG CTGATAGGCGGGCTCAATTTGAACAGCTAGAATACACAGATGATGATTATCAAAAAGAACTTGAGCATATTGAGGAG GTTTTTACTCCGTTAGTTGAAAAGTGTAAGAAGTATGGAAGAGCAATGCGCATTGGAACAAATCATGGCAGCCTTTCAGATCGGATAATGAGCTACTTTGGTGATTCTCCAAGGGGAATG GTTGAATCAGCATTTGAGTTTGCAAGAATTTGCCGAAAGTTGGACTTCCATAATTTTGTCTTCTCCATGAAAGCAAGCAATCCAGTAATTATGGTCCAGGCATATCGTTTACTTGTAGCTGAAATGTATGTCCAAGGCTGGGAATATCCTTTACACCTTGGAGTTACTGAAGCTGGAGAAGGTGAGGACGGACGAATGAAGTCTGCCATTGGCATTGGGACCCTTCTTCAG GATGGTTTGGGTGACACTATTAGGGTTTCTCTTACTGAACCACCGGAGGAGGAGATAGATCCTTGCAGAAGGCTGGCAAACCTTGGAATGAGAGCAGCTGAACTTCAGAAAGGAGTG GTGCCATACGAGGAAAAACACAGACACTATTTTGATTTCCAGCGTCGATCTGGCCAGTTGCCCATTCAAAAGGAG GGTGAGGAGGTGGATTATAGAGGTGCTTTGCACCGTGACGGTTCTGTTCTCATGTCAGTTTCCTTGGATCAATTAAAG ATGCCAGAACTTTTGTACAAGTCTCTTGCAGCAAAGCTTGTTGTTGGCATGCCATTTAAG GATCTAGCGACGGTGGATTCAATCTTACTGAGAGAGCTTCCTTCAGTAGATGATGCTGATGCT CGTCTAGCCCTCAAAAGGCTGATAGACATAAGTATGGGTATTATAACTCCTTTGTCAGAACAACTCACAAAGCCATTGCCTAATGCCATGGCTCTGGTCACTCTCAAGGAGTTGTCCTCTGGTGTTCACAAACTTTTACCAGACG GCACACGCTTGGTTGTATCTGTACGAGGTGATGAATCGAACAATGATCTGGATGTCTTGAAAGAGATTGATGCAACAATGCTTTTTCATGATTTACCATATTCAGAAGACAAAGTCAGCAGAGTGCATGCTGCAAGGAG GTTATTCGAGTACTTATCGGAGAACGGTCTCAGTTTTCCGGTGATTCATCACATTCAGTTTCCAAAGGGAACTCACAG GGATGACTTGGTTATCGGTGCTGGTTCGAATGCGGGAGCCCTTTTAGTGGACGGCCTCGGAGATGGTGTCCTATTAGAGGCCCCAGATAAGGACTTCGATTTCATAAGGAATACATCCTTCAATTTGCTGCAGGGCTGCAGAATGAGAAATACAAAGACT GAGTATGTTTCATGCCCATCTTGTGGCAGAACATTGTTTGACCTTCAAGAAATAAGTGCGGAAATACGGGAAAAGACATCACATCTGCCTGGCGTTTCT ATTGCAATTATGGGTTGCATTGTTAACGGTCCTGGGGAGATGGCTGATGCTGACTTTGGGTACGTTGGGGGTTCCCCCGGAAAGATCGATCTCTATGTCGGGAAG ACCGTGGTGAAGCGTGGAATCGCTATGGAGAATGCAACCAATGCTCTAATTCAGCTGATAAAAGATCACGGTCGGTGGGTCGAGCCTCCTACAGAAGAATGA